In Cystobacter fuscus DSM 2262, a single window of DNA contains:
- a CDS encoding cupin domain-containing protein, whose product MILSTIDKTSHTRERGEEIHWRCLARRGMLHSECEALDYVRLAPGTEFALRGREGTESAWFVIAGVGRLLAPGSELSGQPLVTGDLVLVPAGAEARITSGSDGLELLWLAVMPHAITQSLPLRKPVA is encoded by the coding sequence ATGATCCTCTCCACCATCGACAAGACCTCGCACACACGCGAGCGGGGCGAGGAGATCCATTGGCGCTGTCTGGCCCGGCGCGGGATGTTGCATTCGGAGTGCGAGGCCTTGGACTACGTGCGGCTGGCTCCGGGCACCGAGTTCGCGCTCCGAGGCCGTGAGGGCACCGAGAGCGCCTGGTTCGTCATCGCCGGAGTGGGGCGGCTCCTGGCGCCGGGCTCCGAACTCTCGGGTCAACCCCTCGTGACGGGAGACCTGGTGCTCGTGCCCGCCGGGGCGGAAGCCCGCATCACCAGCGGGAGCGACGGACTGGAGCTGCTCTGGCTCGCCGTGATGCCCCACGCCATCACCCAATCCCTCCCCCTGCGTAAACCCGTGGCATGA
- a CDS encoding VOC family protein has protein sequence MSRTSKGIPGARSVHHLAYTVPNLDQAVDFFVNVLGAELLYRIGPVEDRTSDWMTRQLNVHPRASTHIAMLRFGPVSNLELFEYTSPDQRRELPRNSDWGGHHLAIGVEDVDAAVDYLRSVPGVKILGEPETITEGPIAGDRWVYFLTPWGMQMEVLHTPRGMPYEKDTDARLFESSESWA, from the coding sequence ATGAGCCGTACCAGCAAGGGCATTCCCGGCGCGCGCAGCGTCCATCACCTCGCCTATACCGTTCCCAACCTCGACCAGGCGGTCGACTTCTTCGTCAACGTCCTCGGGGCCGAGCTGCTGTATCGGATTGGCCCCGTCGAGGATCGGACGAGTGATTGGATGACTCGCCAGCTCAACGTGCACCCGCGGGCCTCGACCCACATCGCCATGCTCCGCTTCGGGCCCGTGAGCAACCTCGAGCTGTTCGAGTACACGTCGCCGGACCAGCGGCGGGAACTGCCGCGCAACAGCGACTGGGGCGGCCACCACCTGGCGATCGGCGTCGAGGACGTGGATGCCGCGGTGGACTACCTCCGGTCGGTGCCCGGCGTGAAGATCCTCGGCGAGCCGGAGACCATCACCGAGGGGCCCATCGCCGGGGACCGCTGGGTGTACTTCCTGACGCCGTGGGGCATGCAGATGGAGGTCCTCCACACGCCCAGGGGCATGCCGTACGAGAAGGACACCGACGCCCGCCTGTTCGAATCGAGCGAGTCCTGGGCCTGA
- a CDS encoding cupin domain-containing protein, which produces MREGLIIGDLQEPSVVYGVHGTTGLSQWKCLARRAGLFGSWEAVEWAWIPPGGISGEHVHTRTEEVYFILSGRGEMTLDGKPYPVGPGHLILTGLGTKHGLRNVGDEGLGWLVIELLSPATAEVFRGSAHTNPTPSGGSDVTNAVVLNLRQTPEIDPRPVFTGPLRCIRLVRLEPGQRAELSAEGVEHTLFTLRGSGESSSGGASVPLKYGVSITLPLGTGMTVTAGTDGLEYFQAILDVPGGGAR; this is translated from the coding sequence ATGCGTGAGGGACTGATCATCGGAGATCTGCAGGAGCCCTCCGTGGTGTACGGCGTGCACGGCACCACGGGGCTCTCCCAGTGGAAGTGTCTGGCGCGACGGGCCGGGTTGTTCGGCTCGTGGGAGGCGGTGGAGTGGGCGTGGATCCCCCCGGGTGGAATCAGCGGGGAGCACGTGCACACGCGCACCGAGGAGGTCTACTTCATCCTCTCGGGCCGCGGAGAGATGACGCTCGACGGCAAGCCGTACCCGGTGGGCCCGGGCCACCTCATCCTGACGGGCCTCGGGACGAAGCATGGCCTGCGCAACGTCGGCGACGAGGGCCTGGGCTGGCTCGTGATCGAGCTGCTGAGCCCGGCCACCGCGGAGGTGTTTCGCGGCTCGGCCCACACGAATCCAACCCCTTCTGGAGGAAGCGACGTGACGAACGCCGTGGTGCTCAACCTGAGACAGACCCCTGAAATCGATCCACGTCCCGTCTTCACCGGACCGCTGCGCTGCATCCGTCTGGTGCGGTTGGAGCCCGGACAGCGGGCGGAACTGTCCGCGGAGGGCGTGGAGCACACCCTGTTCACGCTGCGTGGCTCCGGGGAGAGCTCCTCGGGAGGGGCGAGCGTCCCCTTGAAGTATGGCGTCTCCATCACGCTGCCCCTGGGGACCGGGATGACCGTCACCGCCGGCACGGACGGGCTGGAGTACTTCCAGGCGATCCTCGATGTGCCGGGAGGTGGAGCGCGATGA
- a CDS encoding metallophosphoesterase, translated as MSVLRWLHLSDFHQGMAGQSWLWPNVRELFFQDLEKLHALCGPCDLVLFTGDLTQRGSAEEFARFDETLHELFAHLRGLGSDPKLLVVPGNHDLSRPSSMETDAQVRVLGRWREYPDVQKVFWTEAASSYRKVVQGAFASYEKWWRETELPRLETLRHGLLPGDFSATFEKEGVRLGILGLNTAFLQLTGEDFHGRLAVGLPQFHESCGGDGPAWVGSHDACLLLTHHPPDWLDAEARQVLRGEIASPGRFFAHLFGHMHEGGARMVAEGGREPRRDIQAPSLFGLEQWGTAQESRRHGYTVGQLEFGEGHGSLRLWPRKALRRNDGSWRLVQDVHEFDLEDDQGTRPEQVSLRRRSTKAPRGRSTKKARVADFDDPLQALVEGIRELPNDLAHRIQGFLTHYVGPEARGGTPFGGRSDALSELDQWLDGEGQPPYRLLIAPGGRGKSALLAHWVCRLARREDLAVAYFPVSVRFQTNLAGQLFQALGARLAWLHGEPIPSDFNTPVDVWRRLFLDALSRRLDGGRLLLLVIDGLDEAADLALGPTLLPFPPSPGLRIVLSAREMTNRDVESWSRVLGWTQPGRVVPMVLESLDRRGISEALGGLNPPMDRLANHPPMVEELHRLTQGDPLLLGLYLEQLSGRPELEAVPEQLRSLQPGLEGYFNGWWDEQRDLWGDEAPLRESAVNDLLGALACALGPLRRDDLLRLLGLGSGLRLDETLRPVARLIVGDGQRQGIAFTHPRLATYLQSRLSEDERRAWTSRFLDWGRSTLKALESGGMNPKDVSAYLIHYYGAHLEREERGAEDFFPLVSEAWLRAVESRERAYAGFLNDVERVRKALQRDNEARLSARQPLAIAEEVRCGVVRSSIHSIAKNLSSAQMKAFISTRWWTLEEAHSYARNIPDAPKRMDALLAIVDCAPESRRDVYLHEALEMALALERNAFHFSNPLERVYSRVAASFLPTIVETLETHEDVAFRISSLVSLAKCQPRSLRPAILERARALLNSILREGARESLEKEVEDAADWERVQARRMRGWNLFAGRRDSRPSEVVYALSALAATPSDEYPDPDREHVLSQAWVKHLESRNAELELPSDLDERQLNRLVECIPGFNYMEARAYLLVALAPLLPLGLLLDAWRFAQEMEDPETRAEVLAAIVPRMPEPERRLAIEEMRQAAFAISDAEQVLTVAAALGDLLSEPQRSQMQFSVWEARDLARGSTRLYTLTGLIRFLPEAKRRDALEEVLREFTSRDELELRTNTFLSSLGPALASPSIRELLLDIEFRVPVDKLSFDALAEIAPFVPDEWLDEMWKATSRDANPNQVMSYFRALGPRLSPGLQRTVVDTLSDKTIGDGWRALVVSGLAPSLDDSLVSRVLEWIFPVRNEYQFWAFAELWPRLSSELRGKYFVDVVNAALAQEGIRRDRVVQVLAGPLAEVQGEKAIDFAEVISLIGWRALFLVDLLPYLPRHQERIIRDALDWAAMDAETFRASTVVRASAQAPDGMLPELVAVAKGVEERDDHRAAALGAIASRLPQEQRYALLEEALRLAIPGRTGMFWDDPLPELVPELCRLPREQLYRLWTDALSRLASQARPEFLKQLQVLAPVLHALGGEEELAQVVRTLLEVGRWWA; from the coding sequence ATGAGCGTGCTGCGCTGGCTCCACCTCAGCGATTTCCACCAGGGTATGGCCGGTCAGAGCTGGTTGTGGCCCAACGTGCGCGAGCTGTTCTTCCAGGATCTGGAGAAGCTCCACGCGCTGTGTGGACCCTGTGACCTGGTGCTCTTCACGGGCGACCTCACCCAGCGGGGCAGCGCCGAGGAGTTCGCCCGCTTCGACGAGACGCTGCACGAGCTCTTCGCTCACCTGCGAGGACTCGGCTCCGATCCGAAGCTGCTCGTCGTGCCCGGTAATCACGATCTCTCCCGGCCTTCTTCCATGGAGACCGATGCACAGGTGAGGGTCCTCGGACGTTGGCGCGAGTACCCCGATGTGCAGAAGGTGTTCTGGACTGAGGCGGCATCCTCCTATCGCAAGGTGGTTCAGGGAGCGTTCGCCTCTTACGAGAAGTGGTGGCGGGAGACGGAGTTGCCTCGGCTGGAGACCCTGCGACATGGGTTGCTTCCCGGCGACTTCTCCGCGACCTTCGAGAAGGAAGGCGTGCGGCTTGGGATTCTTGGCCTGAACACCGCCTTCCTGCAGCTCACTGGCGAGGACTTCCACGGCAGGCTCGCCGTCGGGCTCCCTCAGTTCCATGAGAGCTGTGGTGGAGACGGACCCGCCTGGGTGGGCTCGCACGATGCCTGTCTGCTGCTGACCCACCACCCTCCCGACTGGCTGGACGCGGAGGCGCGGCAGGTGCTGCGCGGAGAGATCGCCTCTCCGGGAAGGTTCTTCGCGCACCTGTTCGGCCACATGCACGAGGGCGGCGCGAGGATGGTCGCCGAAGGCGGTCGCGAGCCCAGGCGCGACATTCAGGCTCCCTCTCTGTTCGGGCTCGAGCAGTGGGGGACCGCCCAGGAGTCGCGTCGGCATGGCTACACCGTGGGACAGCTCGAGTTCGGTGAGGGCCACGGCTCCCTCCGACTCTGGCCGCGGAAGGCCCTCCGCAGGAACGATGGCTCCTGGCGTCTCGTTCAAGATGTCCACGAGTTCGACCTGGAGGATGACCAGGGGACTCGCCCCGAACAGGTGTCCCTCCGCAGGAGGAGCACGAAGGCGCCCCGTGGCCGCTCCACGAAAAAGGCACGGGTGGCCGATTTCGACGATCCCCTCCAAGCCCTGGTGGAGGGCATCCGCGAGCTGCCGAACGATCTCGCGCACCGCATCCAGGGCTTCCTCACCCATTATGTCGGCCCTGAGGCTCGTGGCGGCACGCCCTTCGGCGGACGGTCGGATGCGTTGTCGGAACTGGACCAGTGGCTCGATGGCGAGGGCCAACCGCCCTACCGGCTGCTGATCGCTCCCGGCGGGCGCGGCAAATCGGCGCTGCTCGCGCACTGGGTGTGCCGACTCGCGAGGCGAGAGGACCTGGCCGTCGCGTACTTCCCCGTGAGCGTGCGCTTCCAGACCAACCTGGCGGGGCAGCTCTTCCAGGCGCTCGGCGCCCGGCTGGCGTGGCTGCACGGCGAGCCCATTCCCTCGGACTTCAACACTCCCGTGGATGTCTGGCGGCGCTTGTTCCTGGACGCGCTCTCCCGGCGGTTGGATGGGGGACGCCTGCTCCTGTTGGTGATCGACGGGCTCGACGAGGCAGCTGACCTGGCACTCGGACCCACCCTGCTTCCCTTCCCGCCGTCACCGGGGTTGCGCATCGTGCTGTCCGCCCGGGAGATGACGAACCGGGACGTGGAGAGCTGGAGTCGGGTGCTGGGCTGGACCCAGCCTGGGCGGGTGGTGCCCATGGTGTTGGAGTCCCTGGATCGGCGGGGCATCTCCGAGGCACTCGGCGGGCTGAATCCCCCGATGGACCGGCTGGCGAATCATCCACCCATGGTGGAGGAGTTGCACCGGTTGACGCAGGGCGACCCGCTGCTGCTCGGGCTCTACCTCGAGCAGCTCTCCGGACGCCCGGAGTTGGAAGCGGTGCCCGAGCAACTCCGCTCCCTCCAGCCCGGCCTGGAGGGGTATTTCAACGGGTGGTGGGACGAGCAGCGGGATCTGTGGGGGGACGAAGCCCCACTGCGCGAGAGCGCGGTCAACGATTTGCTGGGAGCGTTGGCCTGTGCGCTCGGACCGCTGCGGCGGGACGACCTGCTGCGACTGCTGGGGCTCGGCAGCGGGCTGCGGCTGGACGAGACGCTCCGGCCAGTGGCGCGGCTCATCGTGGGAGATGGTCAGCGGCAGGGGATCGCCTTCACGCATCCCCGGCTGGCGACGTATCTCCAGTCGCGCCTGAGCGAGGACGAGCGGCGGGCCTGGACGTCCCGGTTCCTCGACTGGGGCCGGAGCACGCTGAAGGCTCTGGAGTCCGGAGGCATGAATCCGAAGGACGTGTCTGCCTACCTCATCCATTATTACGGGGCGCACCTGGAGCGCGAGGAGCGGGGAGCGGAGGACTTCTTCCCATTGGTGAGCGAGGCCTGGCTCCGGGCCGTGGAGTCGCGCGAGCGGGCCTACGCGGGATTCCTCAACGACGTCGAGCGGGTCCGGAAGGCCCTCCAGCGGGACAATGAGGCGCGGCTCTCTGCCAGGCAACCCCTGGCGATTGCCGAGGAGGTGCGGTGCGGAGTGGTCCGCTCCAGCATCCACTCGATCGCGAAGAACCTCAGCTCCGCGCAGATGAAGGCCTTCATCTCGACGCGCTGGTGGACGCTGGAGGAGGCCCACTCGTACGCTCGGAACATCCCGGATGCGCCCAAGCGAATGGACGCCCTGCTGGCGATCGTGGACTGCGCTCCCGAGTCAAGGCGGGACGTGTATCTGCACGAGGCGCTCGAGATGGCGCTCGCCCTGGAGCGGAATGCTTTCCATTTCAGCAACCCCCTGGAGCGCGTCTACTCACGTGTCGCCGCTTCATTCTTGCCCACTATCGTGGAGACGCTGGAGACCCACGAAGACGTGGCCTTTCGCATCAGCTCCCTGGTGTCATTGGCGAAGTGTCAGCCTCGCTCCCTGCGCCCGGCCATTCTCGAACGGGCACGAGCGCTGTTGAACTCGATTTTGAGAGAGGGAGCACGTGAGTCCTTGGAAAAGGAAGTCGAGGACGCGGCGGATTGGGAAAGAGTCCAGGCGCGCCGGATGCGTGGGTGGAATCTGTTCGCCGGGAGACGCGACTCCCGGCCATCCGAAGTCGTCTACGCCTTGTCGGCACTGGCCGCGACGCCTTCAGATGAATATCCCGATCCGGACCGTGAACATGTCCTGTCCCAGGCATGGGTGAAGCACTTGGAGAGCCGCAATGCTGAACTGGAATTGCCCTCCGACCTTGATGAGCGGCAACTGAACAGGTTGGTGGAGTGCATCCCCGGGTTCAACTACATGGAGGCCCGAGCGTACCTGCTCGTCGCCCTCGCACCTCTGTTACCGCTGGGTTTGCTGCTCGACGCGTGGCGGTTCGCCCAAGAGATGGAGGATCCCGAGACTCGGGCAGAGGTATTGGCTGCCATCGTACCCCGGATGCCCGAGCCCGAGCGGCGACTAGCGATCGAGGAGATGAGGCAAGCAGCGTTCGCGATATCCGACGCTGAGCAGGTGCTCACGGTCGCGGCTGCCCTTGGTGACCTGCTGTCCGAGCCACAACGCAGCCAGATGCAGTTCTCGGTTTGGGAGGCGAGAGATCTGGCTCGGGGCTCGACTCGGCTCTACACTCTCACCGGTCTGATTCGATTCTTGCCCGAAGCGAAGCGGCGTGACGCGCTGGAGGAGGTACTGCGAGAATTCACATCTCGGGATGAGTTGGAATTGCGTACAAATACTTTTCTCTCCAGTCTGGGGCCGGCGTTGGCCTCACCTTCGATAAGGGAGTTGCTGCTGGACATCGAGTTCCGAGTTCCCGTCGATAAGCTGTCTTTCGACGCACTGGCGGAGATCGCTCCCTTCGTCCCAGATGAGTGGCTCGATGAGATGTGGAAGGCAACTTCGAGGGACGCGAATCCCAATCAAGTCATGTCTTATTTCCGGGCACTTGGTCCGCGGCTTTCTCCAGGGCTTCAGCGGACCGTAGTCGACACGCTGAGTGACAAGACCATCGGTGATGGGTGGCGGGCCCTGGTCGTCTCGGGTTTGGCTCCCAGCCTGGATGATTCACTTGTCTCTCGTGTTCTCGAGTGGATCTTCCCTGTGCGGAATGAATACCAGTTCTGGGCATTTGCGGAGCTGTGGCCGCGGCTCTCCAGCGAGTTGCGAGGGAAGTATTTTGTCGATGTGGTGAACGCGGCCCTCGCTCAAGAGGGAATACGCCGGGATCGGGTGGTGCAGGTACTCGCGGGTCCCCTGGCCGAGGTGCAAGGCGAGAAGGCTATTGACTTCGCCGAGGTGATTTCCCTCATAGGGTGGCGGGCGCTGTTCTTGGTGGATTTGTTGCCTTACCTGCCGCGGCATCAAGAGCGGATCATCCGTGATGCGCTCGACTGGGCAGCCATGGATGCTGAGACCTTCCGCGCCAGTACGGTGGTTCGGGCGTCGGCCCAGGCCCCGGACGGCATGCTCCCAGAACTGGTCGCGGTCGCGAAGGGGGTTGAGGAGAGGGACGATCACCGTGCGGCGGCGTTGGGCGCCATTGCCTCGCGTCTGCCACAGGAGCAGCGATACGCGTTGTTGGAGGAGGCGTTGCGGCTTGCCATTCCAGGGAGGACAGGCATGTTCTGGGACGACCCGCTCCCGGAGTTGGTGCCGGAGCTGTGCCGGCTCCCGAGGGAGCAGCTGTACCGTCTCTGGACGGATGCGCTCTCTCGGCTCGCGAGCCAGGCCCGTCCGGAGTTCCTGAAGCAGCTCCAGGTGCTCGCTCCCGTCCTCCACGCGCTGGGCGGAGAGGAGGAGTTGGCCCAGGTCGTTCGGACCCTTCTGGAGGTGGGTCGCTGGTGGGCCTGA
- a CDS encoding sedoheptulose 7-phosphate cyclase — protein MNRDMSRNWIVSTALPVHYQVRMVDGLLDLDNRALLEAGATRRSDTIRRLIVIDAAVDHLYGVQLRHYLQHHGVKYQILALPISETLKTMDAVFTVVEAINAFGLSRRHEPIIAMGGGVLMDIVGLAASLYRRSTPYVRVPTTLIGLVDAGVGAKTGVNHAAHKNRLGTYFPAKDTLLDRGFLRTLDTRHLVNGLAEILKIALIKDRTLFELLDRHGTTLIDERMQGHTPESAQAAAQVIERAITGMIEELEFNLWEHKLERVVDYGHTFSPTVEMLALPELLHGEAVNIDMALTTILSVQRGLISVEERDRIFALMRKLELPVYHRICEPAVLEEALADTVRHRDGLQRLPLAMGIGAACFVNDVRPSELRAALATLRELDGGSSPLLEAAHA, from the coding sequence TTGAATCGAGACATGTCACGCAACTGGATCGTCAGCACGGCCCTGCCCGTCCACTATCAGGTGCGGATGGTGGATGGCCTGCTCGACCTGGACAACCGGGCGCTGCTGGAGGCGGGCGCGACCCGGCGGTCCGACACCATCCGCAGGCTCATCGTGATCGATGCCGCCGTGGACCACCTCTATGGCGTGCAACTTCGCCACTACCTCCAGCACCATGGGGTGAAGTATCAGATCCTCGCGCTGCCCATCTCCGAGACGCTCAAGACGATGGACGCCGTCTTCACCGTGGTGGAGGCCATCAACGCGTTTGGCCTCTCGCGTCGTCACGAGCCCATCATCGCCATGGGCGGCGGGGTGCTCATGGACATCGTCGGGCTCGCCGCGAGTCTCTACCGTCGCAGCACGCCGTACGTGCGCGTGCCCACCACGCTCATCGGCCTCGTGGATGCCGGGGTAGGCGCGAAGACGGGGGTCAACCATGCCGCGCACAAGAACCGGCTCGGGACGTACTTCCCCGCGAAGGACACGCTGCTGGATCGCGGCTTCCTGCGCACGCTGGACACCCGGCACCTCGTCAACGGCCTCGCGGAGATCCTCAAGATCGCCCTGATCAAGGATCGCACCCTGTTCGAGCTGCTCGATCGTCACGGCACCACGCTCATCGACGAGCGGATGCAGGGCCATACGCCCGAGAGCGCTCAGGCCGCGGCGCAGGTCATCGAGCGGGCCATCACGGGGATGATCGAGGAGCTGGAGTTCAACCTGTGGGAGCACAAGCTGGAGCGGGTGGTCGACTATGGCCATACGTTCAGCCCCACGGTCGAGATGCTGGCCCTGCCGGAGTTGCTGCACGGCGAGGCGGTGAACATCGACATGGCGCTGACCACGATCCTCTCCGTGCAGCGCGGGCTGATCAGCGTGGAGGAGCGCGATCGCATCTTCGCGCTCATGCGCAAGCTGGAGCTGCCGGTGTATCACCGCATCTGCGAGCCGGCGGTGCTGGAGGAAGCCCTGGCCGACACGGTCCGTCACCGCGACGGGCTCCAGCGGCTGCCGCTGGCCATGGGCATCGGCGCGGCGTGCTTCGTCAATGACGTGCGGCCGTCCGAGCTGCGCGCGGCGCTCGCCACCCTGCGGGAGCTGGATGGCGGCTCCTCGCCCCTGCTGGAGGCCGCTCATGCGTGA
- a CDS encoding radical SAM/SPASM domain-containing protein yields the protein MLRRLDVTRPDHHPAYVVWELTLRCDQPCTHCGSRAGTQRPDELSTAEALDVVRQLREMRTREVVLIGGEAYLHPGFLDIIRALKEAGIRPGLTTGGRGMTEALARQVAEAGLYAASVSIDGLEPTHDLMRAAPGSFASATAALGFLSAAGVRVAVNTNFNRLNQADLEPLYEHLKGLGPRAWQLQITAPLGRAADRPALLLQPWDLLDLLPRIAALKQRAFADGITLMPGNNLGYFGPEEGVLRSPGPDASDHWRGCMAGRYVMGIESNGAVKGCPSLQTAHYVGGNLRERPLRDLWDNAPPLAFTRTRTVEDLWGFCRTCPFASTCMAGCSFTAHALFGRPGNNPYCHYRARTLAKQGVRERLVPQAPAPGKPFDHGLFDLVVEPLDAPDPRPPTPRMLVKRLKWPEAHTPQAVGARTDPTG from the coding sequence ATGCTGCGCCGACTCGATGTCACCCGTCCCGACCACCACCCGGCCTACGTGGTCTGGGAGCTGACGCTGCGCTGTGATCAGCCCTGCACCCATTGTGGATCGCGCGCGGGTACCCAGCGCCCCGACGAGCTGTCCACCGCGGAAGCCCTGGACGTGGTGCGTCAACTGCGCGAGATGCGCACACGCGAGGTGGTCCTCATCGGCGGCGAGGCCTACCTGCACCCGGGCTTCCTCGACATCATCCGCGCCTTGAAGGAGGCGGGCATCCGTCCGGGGCTGACCACGGGCGGACGCGGCATGACCGAGGCGCTCGCGCGGCAGGTGGCCGAGGCGGGCCTGTACGCGGCCTCGGTGAGCATCGATGGCCTGGAGCCCACGCATGACCTGATGCGGGCCGCCCCGGGCAGCTTCGCCTCGGCCACGGCGGCGCTCGGCTTCCTGAGCGCCGCGGGCGTGCGCGTGGCGGTCAATACGAACTTCAACCGGCTCAACCAGGCGGACCTGGAGCCGCTCTACGAACACCTCAAGGGCCTGGGCCCCCGCGCCTGGCAGCTTCAAATCACCGCGCCACTCGGACGCGCCGCCGACCGCCCCGCCCTGCTCCTGCAACCGTGGGACTTGCTCGATCTGCTGCCGCGCATCGCGGCGCTGAAGCAGCGCGCCTTCGCCGACGGCATCACCCTCATGCCCGGCAACAACCTGGGCTACTTCGGTCCCGAGGAAGGAGTCCTGCGCTCGCCGGGCCCCGACGCCTCGGACCACTGGCGCGGCTGCATGGCGGGCCGGTACGTGATGGGCATCGAGTCCAACGGAGCCGTGAAGGGCTGCCCCTCCCTGCAGACGGCACACTACGTGGGCGGCAACCTGCGCGAGCGGCCCCTGCGCGACCTCTGGGACAACGCGCCCCCCCTCGCCTTCACGCGCACTCGCACCGTGGAGGACCTCTGGGGCTTCTGCCGCACCTGCCCCTTCGCCTCCACGTGCATGGCGGGATGCAGCTTCACCGCGCATGCCCTCTTCGGCAGACCGGGCAACAACCCCTACTGTCACTACCGGGCCCGGACCCTCGCGAAGCAGGGCGTGCGCGAGCGGCTCGTCCCCCAGGCCCCCGCCCCGGGCAAGCCCTTCGACCATGGGCTGTTCGACCTCGTCGTCGAGCCCCTGGATGCGCCGGATCCCCGTCCGCCGACCCCGCGCATGCTGGTGAAGCGGTTGAAGTGGCCCGAGGCCCACACCCCCCAGGCGGTGGGTGCTCGAACGGACCCCACCGGGTGA
- a CDS encoding glycine betaine ABC transporter substrate-binding protein — protein MNRRQFIQSTLGTVGAMWVAGCGSEERVLTQPTLTLGQIDLSFHAAAAAVVARILTDHGHPVEFNTALHEEMFARMQREEVDLLSSAWLPGSHGAYLAPFENEVEKLSVLYNPYAFWGVPDYVPEDAVSAVADLLEPDVTERMTKVIQGIGPGAGISRFSVEIMQAYGLGSAGYEFRNGTQQDCEDAFTRAVEEKRWVVVPLWQPQHLHHRYRIRELAEPKGLLRGKDEATLLLRKEQLSKLHPEALRMLRRMHLGNAEVTYLDYLINVEKKSPAEAAARWFQENPEVVERWRNG, from the coding sequence TTGAATCGACGTCAATTCATCCAAAGTACGCTGGGCACCGTGGGCGCCATGTGGGTCGCCGGTTGTGGTTCCGAGGAGCGCGTCCTCACGCAGCCGACCCTCACGCTCGGACAGATCGATCTCTCGTTCCACGCCGCCGCGGCGGCGGTGGTCGCACGGATCCTGACCGACCATGGCCACCCGGTGGAGTTCAACACCGCGCTGCACGAGGAGATGTTCGCGCGCATGCAGCGCGAGGAGGTCGACCTCCTGTCCTCCGCGTGGCTGCCCGGGAGTCACGGTGCGTATCTCGCTCCCTTCGAGAACGAGGTCGAGAAGCTCTCCGTCCTCTACAACCCCTATGCGTTTTGGGGCGTACCCGATTACGTGCCCGAGGACGCCGTGTCGGCTGTCGCCGATCTCCTCGAGCCAGACGTCACCGAGCGGATGACGAAGGTGATCCAGGGCATCGGGCCCGGCGCTGGCATCAGCCGCTTCTCCGTGGAGATCATGCAAGCCTATGGTCTCGGGAGCGCCGGCTACGAGTTCCGCAACGGGACGCAGCAGGACTGCGAGGACGCGTTCACTCGCGCCGTGGAGGAGAAACGCTGGGTCGTCGTCCCGCTCTGGCAGCCGCAGCACCTCCACCACCGCTACCGCATTCGCGAGCTTGCCGAGCCCAAGGGGCTGCTGCGCGGGAAGGACGAGGCGACACTCCTCCTGCGCAAGGAACAGCTCTCGAAACTCCATCCGGAGGCGCTGCGCATGCTGCGCCGGATGCATCTCGGCAATGCCGAGGTCACCTACCTCGACTACTTGATCAACGTCGAGAAGAAGTCCCCCGCCGAGGCCGCTGCTCGCTGGTTCCAGGAGAACCCGGAAGTCGTCGAGCGTTGGCGGAACGGCTGA